From a region of the Clupea harengus unplaced genomic scaffold, Ch_v2.0.2, whole genome shotgun sequence genome:
- the rab27a gene encoding ras-related protein Rab-27A, whose protein sequence is MSDGDYDYLIKFLALGDSGVGKTSFLYQYTDAKFNSKFITTVGIDFRERRVVYKSNGPDGTAGRGQRIHLQLWDTAGQERFRSLTTAFFRDAMGFLLLFDLTNEQSFLNVRNWMSQLQMHAYCENPDIVLCGNKSDLEDQRAVKESEARELAEKYGIPYFETSAANGENVSQAVDVLLDLIMKRMERCVDKSWIPDGTVRSNGHSTTDITDTNEPEKGKCAC, encoded by the exons ATGTCTGATGGGGACTATGATTACCTCATCAAGTTCCTAGCCCTGGGAGATTCAGGGGTGGGAAAAACAAGCTTTCTCTACCAGTACACGGATGCGAAGTTTAACTCTAAGTTCATCACCACTGTGGGAATTGACTTCAGAGAAAGACGAGTG GTGTACAAATCAAATGGCCCAGATGGCacagcaggcagaggtcagagaaTTCACCTTCAGTTGTGGGACACCGCTGGACAGGAAAG GTTTCGGAGTTTAACaacagcattcttcagagatgcCATGGGTTTCCTGCTCTTGTTCGACCTTACTAACGAGCAGAGTTTCCTCAATGTCCGAAACTGGATGA GTCAATTACAGATGCACGCGTATTGTGAGAACCCAGACATAGTCCTTTGTGGGAACAAGTCTGACTTGGAGGACCAGAGGGCAGTCAAGGAGAGTGAGGCTCGGGAGCTGGCGGAGAAGTATGG aatTCCATACTTTGAGACCAGCGCAGCAAATGGAGAGAACGTGAGCCAGGCTGTGGATGTTCTGCTTGACCTCATCATGAAGAGAATGGAGCGCTGCGTGGATAAGTCCTGGATCCCCGACGGCACCGTGCGCTCCAATGgccacagcaccacagacatcaCGGATACAAATGAACCTGAAAAAGGCAAATGTGCCTGTTAG